The genomic segment ATTTGtctcttaattttaatttatactaatataatgaaggtgaagagtttgtttgattttcttttttgtacGTTTTAATCTTTGGAATTGAAATTTGATAGCCCTGTTGGCATATATACAgtacggtaacagcctgttaatgtttcactgctggactaatgcctcctctcccttttgaggagaaggtttggagcttattccaccacgctgctccaatgcgggttggtagaatacacatatgaatttcaatgaaattagacacatgcaggtttcctcacgatgttttccttcaccgtcaagcacgagataaattataaacacaaattaagcacatgaaaattcagtggtgcttaaccgagtttgaacccacgatcatcggctaagattcacgcggtctaaccactaagccaacTCGGCTTACATATataaagtgagtttattttctttatacgtTTCTCTCGGTAATTGTTGTTGaaaaaaacagtttaatttACATCATTTATAGCATATAGCCTTCGCttcaatttaaaaacagaaCCTATTTATTACAACACCAAGGAAACgacttattttttcaatttataacattttttattataattttaacgatGATTATAGGCTATATAACAACATGTTACGACAACCAAGAACTGAGTCGTGATTCGCCGAAATCACGACTTTTACGATTAGCTAGTCAAGCATATATTTGTAACTAATCgcatgataatttaatttaaaattaaatttaaacatacatattttatgctTACTATCGTCAGACAAGGGCATTGGGGCGAATCGTGGGCATCCTGGCTGGATACTCTTTCCACCGTTCGGCCAAAAGTCTGCTGTGCCAGTGCGGACAGGTGCACCGTAGCCTCCAGCATCAGTATGTATCACATCCACAAATTCTGCGTCCTTATCTGTGACATGATCCATTACTACACCGTCTGGATAAAAAGCGGGAAACGCTGGGTCAAGTGCTGTTACCCTAAAACAATATACGGTACGGAATAAACGTTAAAGacgatgtttatttatttatttataataggtagacggactggcaaatgggccatctaatGGTAAATGGTGACTGCCACCCATAACTGTCCGtgttgtaagaaacattaaccattccttaaaccACAAATGCTTCACCAACCCTGGGTACTAAGACgcctgcctgtaattacatcgATTCACCCaatcttcaaactggaatacaacaatactaattgtgCTGCTTAGCGATAGAATAAGTGGTGAATACTTACCCATATGGGCTTGCACAAGGCACTATCGCCaagtaaatatcttatataaagtaaataactttCAATAGTCGTTTTTTCGATGATATCTAGTCTTCTACGAAATAAATCATGTTCAAGTAGCTTATTTTAAAGATCTTATAAACGTATTAAACGAAAACGTAAGTAATTGATCTCAGACGATCTGGTCGAACAGTACTTGCCCTGATAAGTGAATATTGGATCCTATCTCATGTAGATACGATTTAAACTTccaaagcatatttttttttaaatatatcaatgctATCCAAAAATAATGTAGTCATCGTCGTTATTTCTATAGTTTTTTAGGTGCAGCTCaatggaaaaataaatagcCTGCCCAATTATACATTAATGAACATACAATTTTTTGTTTGGAAAGACcttgaaaaaaaactataaaaatattattcaatgttaATTTCAGAATAATTCCAATGGAAGTGattagtgttttaatttttgaatcgtTACAATagaaaattttcaaattcaagccatttttttttaatccaaatacAAGTTAAATAATGCCACCaaatacaaaagtatttttttgtttttgaaatcatgaatattaaataccttttgatagttttgttatatttatttttgagttCTCTCGCTAAGTAACCAGCTACGTGACTTCCAAGTGAATGTCCAATAATCTGCATTTTATCAATTTGTAGACCTGATTCTATTAGAGTATTTATATGTTCTGCGGAAGCAACACCGACCtgcgtatataaaaatatagttttacatAAGCCACATAaggaaatacaattatttagctTGTGTTTTATGATAGGAAAtagtaataacaaattaatagaataattacCTTTTTAGTATTTCTTGCGGCGTTAACTAAATAAGAGCCATGAGCCATATTGGACCAgtctagtaatataatatttgttgccGGTCTCGATTCTAAGTACGCATTCACCATGACCTGtaattagataataattatataataataatatttatataatggatACCTTAACATTATCTGTTTTGTGTTGTTGCATGACGGCTTTAGACAATTCAAGGCTTTAGTTGGCTTACGGTACGTTTTTGAAAGGCATTCAATGTtcgaaaaataacattatatatgttatacatgCGAactctttttattaaatttttgattgAGCCGTGAAAACGTAATTGATTCTGTTGACATTTGGTACGCAGTAAGTTTGAACTCTAGGACCCTAAGGtcggacataggctacttttttttattcctaacaCCTGCGGGCGTGGGCGGAAACTTGATGTTTTTGTGTGTTGAGTAACACCAAATCAAATCCCAACAGAAAACAATAAGCTTTTACGTTAATATGCATTTAATCAAACTTTATTTTGCTAAAACTTCAAGGTgttgctattaaaaaaatatatggaatgAAATAGCTTATGCCAAtcctattgtttaaaattattttgaaatcttaaaattagaacaaaagattgaattaattattttgcaatGTTGCATATTTTGCATAAACAACATTTCTCACTAAGGTTCCTAAATCtcagaatattaatattaatttaaggttTCTTTGGGgttattaaggaaataaaagGCATACCTGTACACTTTCTTGCTGTGCGGTTTCTATAAAGCCATGTATGTAAAGGACGGTGGGATTACTGTTTTCGAAGCCTTTAACCTCAAGCAGTCGACTTGCTTGGCTAAGCGGTATGTCCACATATTCTTCGAATaagtttctgaaaaaaaaagtaacagcccgtAGAGgtcactatttaaataaatgaaagatagAAAGATATCTTT from the Nymphalis io chromosome 10, ilAglIoxx1.1, whole genome shotgun sequence genome contains:
- the LOC126771324 gene encoding pancreatic triacylglycerol lipase-like isoform X1 — encoded protein: MKFDCTTMDVFCNILFIFQHIFFIANAKNIDQIGIFNFISPGILPDRTNRIEDIYLRFYNGNLFEEYVDIPLSQASRLLEVKGFENSNPTVLYIHGFIETAQQESVQVMVNAYLESRPATNIILLDWSNMAHGSYLVNAARNTKKVGVASAEHINTLIESGLQIDKMQIIGHSLGSHVAGYLARELKNKYNKTIKRVTALDPAFPAFYPDGVVMDHVTDKDAEFVDVIHTDAGGYGAPVRTGTADFWPNGGKSIQPGCPRFAPMPLSDDSKHKIYLCSHWRSWKFYAESVRNPEAFPASPADSYHKFRENPTPEVGMVYMGADCDTSAQGSYYLTTNGESPFGKGMDGIYTKNKNNKGKK
- the LOC126771324 gene encoding inactive pancreatic lipase-related protein 1-like isoform X3, with the translated sequence MFRAVAVGWKRYWWGTGILPDRTNRIEDIYLRFYNGNLFEEYVDIPLSQASRLLEVKGFENSNPTVLYIHGFIETAQQESVQVMVNAYLESRPATNIILLDWSNMAHGSYLVNAARNTKKVGVASAEHINTLIESGLQIDKMQIIGHSLGSHVAGYLARELKNKYNKTIKRVTALDPAFPAFYPDGVVMDHVTDKDAEFVDVIHTDAGGYGAPVRTGTADFWPNGGKSIQPGCPRFAPMPLSDDSKHKIYLCSHWRSWKFYAESVRNPEAFPASPADSYHKFRENPTPEVGMVYMGADCDTSAQGSYYLTTNGESPFGKGMDGIYTKNKNNKGKK
- the LOC126771324 gene encoding inactive pancreatic lipase-related protein 1-like isoform X4; this translates as MFRAVAVGWKRYWWGTGILPDRTNRIEDIYLRFYNGNLFEEYVDIPLSQASRLLEVKGFENSNPTVLYIHGFIETAQQESVQVMVNAYLESRPATNIILLDWSNMAHGSYLVNAARNTKKVGVASAEHINTLIESGLQIDKMQIIGHSLGSHVAGYLARELKNKYNKTIKRVTALDPAFPAFYPDGVVMDHVTDKDAEFVDVIHTDAGGYGAPVRTGTADFWPNGGKSIQPGCPRFAPMPLSDDNLCSHWRSWKFYAESVRNPEAFPASPADSYHKFRENPTPEVGMVYMGADCDTSAQGSYYLTTNGESPFGKGMDGIYTKNKNNKGKK
- the LOC126771324 gene encoding inactive pancreatic lipase-related protein 1-like isoform X2, whose translation is MKFDCTTMDVFCNILFIFQHIFFIANAKNIDQIGIFNFISPGILPDRTNRIEDIYLRFYNGNLFEEYVDIPLSQASRLLEVKGFENSNPTVLYIHGFIETAQQESVQVMVNAYLESRPATNIILLDWSNMAHGSYLVNAARNTKKVGVASAEHINTLIESGLQIDKMQIIGHSLGSHVAGYLARELKNKYNKTIKRVTALDPAFPAFYPDGVVMDHVTDKDAEFVDVIHTDAGGYGAPVRTGTADFWPNGGKSIQPGCPRFAPMPLSDDNLCSHWRSWKFYAESVRNPEAFPASPADSYHKFRENPTPEVGMVYMGADCDTSAQGSYYLTTNGESPFGKGMDGIYTKNKNNKGKK